From the genome of Acidobacteriota bacterium, one region includes:
- a CDS encoding ABC transporter permease, whose translation MRGYVAGRLLLFLPAMLGVVTLVFFLGRALPGDPVDLMLGEGAPAERREELRRALHLDDPLPMQYGRYLWDLSRGRLGVSLRTRRPVAEELAAALPQTARLAGAALGLAVLLALPAALASARGGAARRWVRA comes from the coding sequence ATGCGGGGGTACGTGGCGGGGCGCTTGCTCTTGTTCCTCCCGGCGATGCTGGGGGTGGTGACGCTCGTGTTCTTTCTGGGGCGGGCGCTTCCGGGGGACCCGGTGGACCTGATGCTGGGCGAGGGGGCGCCGGCGGAGCGCCGGGAGGAGCTTCGGCGTGCGCTTCACTTGGACGATCCCCTTCCCATGCAGTACGGCCGATACCTCTGGGACCTTTCGCGGGGCCGCCTGGGCGTCTCGCTCCGGACGCGGCGGCCGGTGGCTGAGGAGCTGGCCGCGGCCTTGCCGCAAACGGCGCGGCTGGCGGGAGCGGCGCTCGGCCTGGCGGTACTCCTGGCCCTTCCGGCGGCGCTGGCCTCCGCGCGGGGCGGGGCGGCGCGGCGCTGGGTTCGGGCG